A stretch of Oncorhynchus gorbuscha isolate QuinsamMale2020 ecotype Even-year linkage group LG24, OgorEven_v1.0, whole genome shotgun sequence DNA encodes these proteins:
- the LOC124013382 gene encoding interleukin-6-like, whose amino-acid sequence MTSTHYLSLLSVLVMMVVNGSPLPSAPGWTSGEELAVESFSGEPGAPPIWANVIKVIKLLVQEVINFRDQQFVEEFQKPVEEMSSFIQYQVPSIPTHLSKTPCSTSNYNKEACLQKISHGLQVYHVLLQHVKAEYPQSTLFPSVMHQTTVLIGLFKDKMKAAEVVEDLSASERERVLGEVSTEIEWERKTSVHAILRELRHFLVDTKTALRAWRRGAKAASNHDITMVGRGVLDQAWSKNLH is encoded by the exons ATGACTTCTACACACT ACCTCTCACTCCTCTCGGTGCTCGTGATGATGGTAGTTAACGGGAGTCCACTGCCCAGCGCGCCTGGTTGGACCTCTGGAGAGGAGCTCGCGGTCGAATCGTTCTCCGGTGAACCGGGCGCGCCGCCGATATGGGCGAACGTGATCAAGGTGATCAAGCTGCTCGTTCAGGAAGTGATCAACTTCCGAGACCAACAG tttgtggAGGAGTTTCAGAAGCCAGTGGAAGAGATGTCATCATTCATACAGTATCAGGTCCCTTCcatccccacacacctctccaagacCCCCTGCTCCACCTCAAACTACAACAAG GAGGCATGTCTGCAGAAGATCAGTCATGGTCTGCAGGTGTACCATGTTCTTCTCCAGCACGTTAAGGCTGAATACCCACAATCCACCCTGTTCCCCTCTGTCATGCACCAGACTACTGTCTTGATAGGCCTGTTCAAAGACAAG ATGAAGGCTGCTGAGGTAGTAGAGGACCTGTCTGCCAGTGAGAGGGAGCGTGTGCTGGGTGAGGTGTCTACAGAGATAGagtgggagaggaagaccagCGTTCACGCCATCCTTAGGGAACTACGTCACTTCCTGGTCGACACCAAGACAGCCCTCCGCGCATGGAGAAGAGGGGCGAAGGCTGCCAGTAACCATGACATCACTATGGTGGGCAGAGGTGTGTTAGATCAGGCTTGGAGTAAAAACCTGCACTGA